The DNA sequence AAGATTTAGATCAATGACCTCCTGCCATTGTTTTAATTTCATTCTCATCAACAGACCATCCCTGGTAATTCCTGAAACCATGGTATAAAAGTTGGACGAATGACGATCATGTTTGAAATTGGACATTAGACAAAAAGCAGGTGAAATTTGCAATAACCTGCATTGTTTATCAGTACATCAACAGTTCCCCAAGCATCAACTGCCTGCAGATGCAAAATCATTAACCACATCACCAAACTAGCATAATCATGCCAAAACAACCCAATTAATCATAAGAAGGAACATTTGCGTACAGTTTTGAGCATCGCCTCAACATCTTCTTCTTTCGAAACATCCCCTCCAAAAGTAATAGCTTGTCCACCGAATGCCTCAATCTGAAAGAACACAGCCCTCATTCAATATCGCTCTATCACTAGTAAATAAACCCAACAATCATAGCACACAAATTTAGTCCAATTTTCAAGTCAGCAAGACTTATTCGTATGATTTGCATGGATGATTTGACTGTACCTCTTTGGAAACCTCTTCGGCCTCCTTCGACGACCTAGCGTAGTTAACAAGGACCTGTCCGCACACAATCATCAATTCGCCatcaacaaccaaaacccaGAATACAGAAACAAAGAACATTACACAAAAAACTAACCCTGCAACCAGCTTTGCCCAAAGACAGAGCAATAGCTCTGCCGATGCCTCTAGAAGCTCcggtcaccaccaccaccggaCCCTCCACACTTTTGGCCTCCCCGGTGGTCGCTTGCTCCAGCGTCGCCACCTGTGCCCTCACGTAACCTGTCACGtgccatcatcatcaccatcaaattatagttttcatttcaatttccaaaATTCTTACATAACATTACCAACTACTTTCTGATTTCTACATTCTCTAAATCCCTAATCATCCTAAATCAAAACTAAACAAATCGTTTCGATGACTAATTGGAATTCGAATTACCTGGGGAAATGGAGGAGCGCTTGGATCTATACTGAAGCCCAATGCTCCGACCCCATACGGTTGCGCCACCAATCGGAGCCCATTGCTTGAACTGGCAGGCCCTGCCGTCTGTGGTAGCGCCGAATTTAACGGCGGATTTTAAAGCGACGACGTTTGATGCAGATACCGAAGCCATGGGAGCTCTGGAGAATTGAAAAATGCAAAGGGAGAAATGAGAAGCTCGAAATGCGAGGAATTGGCGATCAGCTTTTATAAAACGAAGGCGTTTTGGTGAGGTTGTGCTCTGCGTTGAAGTGCTTTGGGAACTCCGACAGTGGCGAGGGAAACAAAGCTTGAGCTGTTTCTTACGAAGTGGCTGCTGGGATTGACGAGTGGGGCTGCTTTTGCATTTAATTACCATGAAGCCATATATGACAATGATGAGGGGGAGGGGCAGGATGGTAATATTGAGGTTGAACGCGGAAAATAGCGGAAAATGGAACGCGGATAATTAAGCGAAGAAATTGGTATTTTCC is a window from the Malus domestica chromosome 16, GDT2T_hap1 genome containing:
- the LOC103403122 gene encoding 3-oxoacyl-[acyl-carrier-protein] reductase 4-like — translated: MASVSASNVVALKSAVKFGATTDGRACQFKQWAPIGGATVWGRSIGLQYRSKRSSISPGYVRAQVATLEQATTGEAKSVEGPVVVVTGASRGIGRAIALSLGKAGCRVLVNYARSSKEAEEVSKEIEAFGGQAITFGGDVSKEEDVEAMLKTAVDAWGTVDVLINNAGITRDGLLMRMKLKQWQEVIDLNLTGVYLCTQAAAKIMMKKKKGRIINIASVVGLVGNVGQANYSAAKAGVIGLTKTVAKEYSSRHINVNAVAPGFIASDMTAKLGDDIEKKILQTIPLARYGQPEEVAGLVEFLALSPAASYMTGQVLTIDGGMVM